Within Diabrotica virgifera virgifera chromosome 7, PGI_DIABVI_V3a, the genomic segment AGTCGGCTATTAAGTATTcttgtaaaaaaaaaacatggttcTCATTCTCAATACAATACTTATAGTAATATTATAATTGTTATTCTATGAATATAAAACATCAGGTCTTAACGAGTCAATCTCACTATCAAATTCATGTTTCTACAAGAAAAATTCTTTCAAATTAAATTTACAGTTCAAAATAGTTTCTGAAGTAATGACACTTTTCATTTCCTTTTAGTATCTACGTCTATAAAGTAATCCCTTATTGCAATATATACATATCTTCTTGGTTCATATGTCCTTCCATTTCTTTACATTTCCATTTTTGTTCAAGGTTAATGACACTTACTTATAAATGTCAATAGCTCCTCTTTTTTCGGTAATTTTTTCTAGAAATTTTTATAAGGTTTTTATACCTTTCTTATATGCCCTGTTTTTGTGTACTTAAGGAACACCAGCTAATAGGAGATTCTTATGCTTTTAGCCACGGAAGAAAATAAGAAGATGGAAAATTAAGTCAATCAtactttaatttgtttttttggaatacataatcattttggggatattttgGATGGAATGTGGATGTTTTGTTTGGTTTTTGTGGAATAAAAGTTGAGTTTTCCGATACTGGGCAGCTACCTGCTTGCCGTACCTTCCTGTTGGTGTGGAGTACCTCCCTAGGGTTGGGAACCAGAGGATACCTTATTTGGCTCTCCCCTCATCATCTTCACCGAAGGTTGGAAGAAGCAATCCGCCTACTTTTTGTAGGGACAGGTTTTTATATAACTAAATTTGCATGtcaatttgttttaataataacttccaattttactatttttttctcTTCGTATCAATAACTTTCAAATCACTCTAATAATAATATACCCTCATTGTTTTTTCTTAACCATAATTAAcataatattcaatatttttcaacaatttttattatatttcacccttatttaatttatttaaaatagccTGGGATTTATAAACCATATGTAAGATAATGTGCACAGTATCTAGGTCATAtcctatttaataatatttattccaGTTGTCGGATGTTGTCACCTCCGATTAGATACGGTATTGTCAACCAATATTGTAACCCTCATTAATAATAAGTTGTTAAGGTAAATACCTATTCATACTAAAttcattacattttttttttctactgtAAAACCTGCATTATCGACAGCAGTGTACTAGCCTAGTACGTCGGATAATTAGCTAGtgtaaaaattgtatatagggtatataggttttttttattaaatgtggttgtacatacttatatgttttattatcctaccattttaatagtaccattttaatagtatcagttaggtacagcaatataggtcacgtggagaagaatttataaaattcttccctggcgctcaacactacttctgaatatcttcttggtcagtAATTCCCTTTCTTTTCATTACTccttatattcatttattttctttatcattccagtatttcattaggtaccgtcttactagggcgtgcaaatacggcctgatccttccctgagccctactgtttagtctcttcaatttccagctagcctatttTGAGGAAACTTCCATAAATAAGTAATTATCCTTTAAAGCTATATCTATTCTGCCACAACAAAACCTCGTTTTTGTTACACGTTGCTGACTTTATTtattgaaacactcagtatatttttttgtaaattgaaagaacggtcatttacctatccagcgatatagttttttaaaatcggttgtcaaatgactgagcaattaatttttaaaatgagagatgcaatgtggaaatcacataacataatatcaatttgcttagttatgttatttagttatgtgatatccacgttgcacctctcattttaaaaattaattacatactcagtcatttgacaaacgattttgaaaaactttatttcactggataggtgaatgaccgttctttcgGTCTAAATACGGTATTTTAATGTATTTTACACTAAaatttgatttaacttgttttaatcaaaataacttgttataatgcattataatgacatttttgagtccctactattaaggtgatacagtagcgatcaacaggtagccaaaacgcgttccaagattgcggctgtaattttgaatattttttcgagatatttggcacacgtattcgtaatataataacgaatggcggtacagagcccaatttgaaaaatatattaatatgtggaaatcactctgtaattaaatacaatattaaaaaaacgagcctgtaccgccattaagaagaacaaaaaaatacactttcttcaaataaacttttttatccgatgcctagattttgtgtcattttggaactactaatgaaataaaaaattttagtagttccaaaatgacacaaaatctaggcatcggattaaaaagtttatttgaagaaagtgtattttttttgttcttcttaatggcggtacaggctcgatttttaatattgtatttaattacagagtaatttccacatattaatatatttttcaaattgggctctgtaccgccattctttattatattacgaatatgtgtgccaaatatctcgaaaaaatattcaaaattacagccgcaatcttggaacgcgttttcgctacctgttgatcgctactgtttcctcttaaaacattatttttgccattaatattttacgataaaaaaatgcaaatttgttttaataaataccaaatcactataAAATTTTCGTGGACTCCCACTTCCAAATTGTGAACCCCTATTTTTATTTCACGCTAACGTAGACCCCTGTTAGTCCCTCGTGGACCCTGGGGGTCCTGGACCACTTAGGGAATCAGTGGTTTACATACATAATATCTACTTCATTTCAGAatcttttttttgtatatttttgaaTCGACAGTTAATCCAGCTTCGATCCTCATAAAAACAATTGGAGCGACGCTCTGATAAAACTTAGACCCAAAGCGCTAATATATGCGTAGGTAAAATAGTTTAAAGTTCCACGTAATTAAATTCGACCCGTACCCGTACATTTTTTATCTCTCTAATTCTACCAAAAAGTTTTGAGTTCGCTGGATATGATTATGGGGCTCTTGCCGAGACACTGAAAcaattagaagaatttttctatttttaacaaaacaaaataatttatttaatttgtattttgaaaacgattaCCAAGGTGACAATCGAAACTCAAATATAAAGTAGTTTTAACTGTAATTGTAATCAAAACTTCTACCATTAATTATTGATAGCTGAAATAAACTTACTGTTGCAGACTACTTTAattgaaaaaagaagaatttCATGAGTAATGGAAGTTCATCTTcattaattttgattaaaaatccatttgtaaatattaatcaATAAACGAAtatgaaatttcaaaaataaacatttaaacCTGTTTTAATTGATgcagttttattttgttaataggCAGTTTTGACTGAATTCAGTGAATAAAGTATAATACAGAAATGCCACAAAACTATTTTCAGAActatattttgaagaaaaattaCATTTCAAGCTTTGTTATCACACAACTCATATTATTCTGTCTCAAGTAGAAAATTCTGAAAAAGTGTCACATGAAAATGCATAAAATATCATCAACATGAAGGGACtctttaaattttagtatacacgGTCAAAGAGTAACTTTACCGTTACATCATTTGTTCAGCCTCGTATATTCATCTAGAAAATTAAAAACTCTTAAGAACGTAAAAAATCGCTACCAAGGTTCCCCCTAATATTTATATGGGTCTCCATACCCATATACacatttttttcgtttaatttGATATTCAAAAAGAAAATAACTTCAAATGGAAAAAAAATCAAAGGCACTTAAGTGAGCCgaatttatgaaattttattttttttaagggaaaaaagaaaaaatgtttactgGACAAAATAGAATACTTTCTTTTGCCCACTAAAAATCACATTtttgttagtccagaaagccactgctcatcccgctaggaaaaatattccgattcagattttttgcacaatcttactcaaaaaggaccccttttaacaaatttgcatgttgccaggaccaaaagtgggtcaaaaattttttaaacgttttttttttgtttttttcctaaaattatttttttttgcatggaacaaagtttttttaggttttttggatcattccaaacagaaaaggtctttagtgacatttctctaaagttgatagtttttgacatataagcgattaaaaattgaaaaattgcgaaattggccatttttaaccctcaaaaactatgtgaaaaactgaaaatttaaatgttgccaaggtaagtagatattctttaaacatcgattgctgaaatcccgaagagttttttgcaatacaatattcaaaacttctttgttttttaggtgctaatcaagcgtgcgcgacactattttccaccgacagtatggtgcaaatgaaaggaataaattcgttatttcgtaaaccggcgactttaaggaaaaatcccgaaacaggtcgatttttatttttaagttatgatattgtggcacatatgatatactagtgacgtcatccatctgggcgtgatgacgtaatcgatgatttttttaaataagaataggggtcgtgtgctagctcatttgaaaggttcttcaatgctctattcagtaatataaacatttatataattatttatacagggtgtccttctacttcttttttgtcaaataatttaatttaataaaaaatttttggacaccctgtataaatcattatgttaatgtttacattactgaatagagacttGAAGAACCTtccaaatgagctaacacacgaccccagttctcatttaaaaaaaataatcgattacgtcatcacgcccagacggatgacgtcactagtataccatatatgccacaatatcataaattaaaaataaaaatcgacctgtttcgggtttttttcttaaagtctacggtttacaaaataacgaatttattcctttcatttgcaccatactgtatacacatgcaacggtggaaaatagtgtcgcgcatgcgtgattagaaattaaaaaacaaaggagttttgaatactgtgtTGCAAAAcactcttcaggatttcatcaatcgatgtttaaagaatatcacctactttggcaacattcaaattttaagtttttcacatagtttttgaaggctaaaaatggccgatttcgcaatttttcaatttttaatcgcttatatgtcaaatactatcaactttagagaaaagtcactaaagaccttttctgtttggaatgatccaaaaaacctaaaaaaactttgttccatgcaaaaaaaataattttaggaaaaaaaaacaaaaagaaaacgtttaaaaaatttttgacccacttttggtcctggcaacatgcaaatttgttaaagggggtcctttttatatatatttttcctatatttttcctagcggatgcgcagtggctttctggactatgtcGTGTTGTAGGCAACTTATCAATTACGTCACACGTGTAATGGCAACTTGGTGAATTCACGACCCCAAATCGGGTTTACCAGTGGTACACAACGGTTACAACAGCTATTGAAATATGTTCACTAAACAAACACTTTCTTTCACTTTTCCACTTATATAATCCATATCTGTTTTAGGACTTCGTCAAAGAAATATAGGAGCAAATCAAACTTTGAAAACACGACTGTCGTTTGGCACGCCGAAAACACCAGGgtatattgaaaaattttttgctggGTCAACGGCCATGTTTCAAAATAGACCTCTTCCACAGCAGGCGCCTTTATTGGGACCTTCAAGGAGTAATACTCTTGTACCTACTCCTGGATTAAGGATGGCGACTCCGAGGGCTGGACCTTTAGCTACTGGCACACCTCTGCCTTCACCAATGGGCGTATTACCAGCAAATCGGTCGGTACTAGATAAGATGGTGGATTATTTGGTTGGTGATGGCCCGTCAAATAGGTGAGACCAATAATATATAAGAATAAGTTGATAACATATATTTACAACAgatcatttttcaaattttctaacaGTTTTGTCATCGGTGGACTTTCTTATTTGCACTGGGCTTTATGTATAAAAACAACCTTGGTAATTCACTATCCCGTTATTCTTTCTTCCTATAATTTTGGTTAACAGTCATTCACAGACTGGACCAGATTGCACCAGTCTGTGAATGACTGTTTGGTTTCATAGCGGCCTCCGATATACGAAAGGGATATTCTCAgtcttcgtctttcctataaagtaGTACTGATGACGCAGaaatgcagaaaccggtctacggATGGTAGGAGACACGAAGGTGTGAATATTacttttcgtatattatttacacattattttcatacttttttaaattagaaagtagcaattattgcctcttgctttggcgttctaggtattttgtattaaataccagGCGCCATCTAGTGCTCTCAAAGTAGAGGGACAGATAGGTTTCTTTACCAaaacaattttaccaaaaatattagtacatttggatgttgagaagtgactcatattttttgcagaaattgtttgaaaataactcatataataatattcgCATTATCCTCCCATTAAAAAaagcccggaacattgtttaaataatcaaaatgtcaaaaaatgaaggaaaaattcgattttttcttcgtttttttgattataactttaaaggtattcatttccgagaaaagttgcactgacataaaagttgcgtaattaaattccctacaatataggattagttacaaattttaaaaattgtcactctGATTGCAAATTTGCAATAATTgctaaaaaaccataaaaaacaagtattcgaattttacgtttttcaaccatttattaggaccttcgtatttcatccagaaaaactatatgatatagtaaaacaatactataaatttcattaggatcggattaatagattttgcaaaataaatgttgcaggactgaaaataaagccgacagcaagttgaatttttactgtgtctttcatttgcaatttgcaaatttaaaatgggttaactactacggcgtcaggaatttttttaaataaacattcatttttggtgcTACTCGCGGGACAGCGGATACatttgctctgattggacattccaatgacctttgataatgattgataaattttaatttttagtacatttcgatacaaataaatttatttattgcaaaataaagacacatactctgtcctttgaaataacacttttttagcaaaaactttctttgttcgtatattttaacttagagaataaaagtttattatttttaaacatatgcaatttttaaacaatatttcataaacaataatcaagttagtttaatttttgtggaattaaaatattaaaatacaacaaaataaagagtaagaaaataatatattagataaagattggaagacattttggtggaaatcaacttgtgtgaatcgaacaccgctgtcctgcgcgtagcaccaaaaattaatgtttattaaaagaaattcctgatgccgtggtagttaaccgattttaattttgcaaattgaaaatgaaaggtacggtatccttctatatataaaaaaatacaacttgctgtctgctttattttcagtcctgaaacattttgaaaaaatgaattttttttgcgaaagctggattgcaaaatttattttgcaaaatctgttaaacccgtcttaacaaaatttacagtattgtttcattatatcataaagtttttctgggtaaaatatgaaggtcctaagtatagcataaatggttgaaaaacgtaaaatgcaaatacttgttttttatagttttttcgcaattattgctattttgtcaCAAGGgtggcaatttttaaaatttttaaccaatcctatattgtaggaaatttaattatgcaacttttatgtttgtGCAACTTTTCTCTGAAGTGAATtcatttaaagttataatcaaaaaacgaagaaaaaaatcgaatttttccttcattttttgacattttgattatttaaacaatgttccggacctttttgagtgggaggataactcaattattattatataagttaatttcaagcaatttctgcaaaaaaatatgagtcacctctcaacgtccacctcaaaacagatgcgccctggactagatTGCTTCTAAACAATCCAGATTGCACCAGTCTGTGAATGACTGTTTGGTTGCATAGCGGCCTGCGATATACGAAAAGGATATTCTCAgtcttcgtctttcctataaagtcgtactgatgacgcagaaatgcagaaaccggtctacgaatgtAGGAGAGGCGAAGGTGTGAATATTatttttcgtatattatttacacattattttcatacttttttaaagtagaaagtagcaattattgcctcttgctttggcgttctaggtattttgtattaaataccagGCGCCATCTAGTGCCCTCAAAGTAGAGGGACAGATAGGTTTCtttaccaaaacaagtaggtagattgcTTCTAAACAATCCAGATTGCACCAGTCTGTGAATGACTGTTTGGTTGCATAGCGGCCTCCGATATACGAAAGGGATATTCTCAgtcttcgtctttcctataaagtcgtactgataACGCAGaaatgcagaaaccggtctacgaatggtaggagagacgAAGGTGTGAATATTACTtttagtatattatttacacattattttcatacttttttaaagtagaaagtAGCAATTATTGTCTCTTGTTTTGGCGTTCTaggtattttgtattaaatacctaGAACCTATTTTGCATGACAAATAAATCAGTGAATAGgtattcgtcgaataaaattgattagttgattataatatttttattgtgtttcaatacaattttggtaatttaaagttaaactgacgaattttcTTTGTTATGGATATATAAAGTGAGATTGAGttgtcaatttattcgaagagtaaatatttatttcacaaataaataaaataagtcttatttgatgTTGGTGAAATGTAGATGTGCCAGTTTTAtcggtcgaataactttattcatcgaATAAGCTACTAttcgtcgttggtgaaaccggccatagACATGCAAAGATATTATGCATGTTGCTCAAATAAGTATTTTTAGTATTATTGAGAAATACCTTCTATAATATGCACTTTTACTTTGTTATGCATTTTTAATGAGGCAAGGTttagtttttgcatttttttttacattattaatcactattaatgttgttaattaacaaaacaaattatAAAGAATAACAAAATGTAAGTTGTcgtaattaatatttaattataattgttaattataattaattttcaattttgattGAAATGTTTGTCAATTTTttgatataataataataataatatcgtatggcatttttgccggggagatcctttcggattgttccggcgccatttacatatttaaccctgtttcaagtaactagtgtcgatgtacactagcccagggggaccgacggcttaacgtgctctccgaggcacggtgaaagggctcgtatcatttttagaaatgaaaaattgattgtcgttggcagggctcgaacccgcgtgctctggcgtatgaggccagtgATCATGCCCTTGAGCTACGGCCGTTcacaattttttgataaattttcagTTCCAAATGGAATCCCATTgagaaaaaaagatatatttttaaaacttctttTATGTTGAATGATTATCCCCAATTTGTTAcctttagatatttttttattgtaattatttttttaggtACGCCCTTATttgcaaaaaatgtttttgcCACAATGGTATGGCGGTGAAAGAAGAATTCGAATATATCTCATTTAGATGTTACTACTGCGCACATTTCAATCCAGCCAGAAAAATGAAACCAACGGGGCCGAGATTCGGAAGCACTTCAAAAATCGAGTCAGTAGACAATTCTTCTGATTCCGATAGAGATTCTCCAGATTCTGATCCGGAGACAACTCCACAGCCAATAGAATCTGTGAAATCTAGACGATCGTCCTCAGAAACAGAAGTTCCAGTACCGATTCAAACTGTTGCCGCAGTCGAATTACCGAAAGAATCTGCGAGCGAAAGGAATTCAAATTCTTCCCCTGAActcgaaaaatattctgattttgACAAATTGTCTGACTTAGAATCTCGAGAAAGCGAACCTACCGATAAATCACCAGAAGATTCAGGGATACCCCAGGAATCGGTCGAAAGTACAAATGCCACTCCTGAAAAGGCTGTATTCGAGGAGACTCCCATGGAAATCGATCGGGACAAGTCTGCCACAGAATTTATCAACGACGAATCATAGAGAAAAGACTGACATTCTTTTAAATTTTAGGAAGAGTAGAGAATTTGATGAAGGTATTCGTgatattgttgctaaataggAGTTTTTGGTTcatcaatattttatctacataAAAACAAGGATTTTTATTAAGAGGCaccagtagcgatcaacaggtagcaacaaacgcggtccaagattgcagttgtaattttgaatattttgtcgagatatttggcacacatattcgtaatacatacagggtgattgattagtagggtaaagctgaatagctccgctataggaatagatagcaataaaagttaataacaaaaattttagccacctttgagcttcacattacaaaattagttagaatattacacggtgttcgataacacagtggcagacctaacttatgtttttttttttaatggaacaccctatattttatttaatattcgaaatatttttaacttctccatcacaaaaatataaaggtttgttatgttatacagggtatttacaaagttataaccaattttgtatgaaaatcgtaacaagttcaactccctgtataaataaaaataagtacaacagcaatggtttattaatgccatatttttttatttattgtcaaagtTTTAAAGAATgcttgatattgctaattttctttatatcaaatacagggtgagtcaaaacgcaagtacattattttctcagtaatgttaaatgg encodes:
- the LOC126888609 gene encoding endoplasmic reticulum junction formation protein lunapark-like encodes the protein MFQNRPLPQQAPLLGPSRSNTLVPTPGLRMATPRAGPLATGTPLPSPMGVLPANRSVLDKMVDYLVGDGPSNRYALICKKCFCHNGMAVKEEFEYISFRCYYCAHFNPARKMKPTGPRFGSTSKIESVDNSSDSDRDSPDSDPETTPQPIESVKSRRSSSETEVPVPIQTVAAVELPKESASERNSNSSPELEKYSDFDKLSDLESRESEPTDKSPEDSGIPQESVESTNATPEKAVFEETPMEIDRDKSATEFINDES